The nucleotide sequence CAGATGAGAATAAGATCGGAATATTGATGGCTGGAGGTGTGTTTGGTGGGTGAAAATGCTAAAATTAATAATGTGTTCAAGTCTATTATTTTCTCTTTATTATCTATAGTCATATCGATATTTATAGCTATTTTCTTTGTGATGTGGTCTAAACAAAGTGGATTTATGGAATCAGTTACATTACTTTTAAAATCTTTTTGGGATGGTAGTTTTGGAAGTTTATTTAGTTTATCTGAGACCTTAGTGTATACAACAATCTATATATTTACCGGACTTGCTCATTTGGTTGCGTTTAAAACAAATTTATTTAATATAGGTGTTGAAGGACAATTTATGATGGGTATTTTGGCTGCTGTAATAATTGGAGTAATACCGGGGATACCTATGTTTATACATTTGATCTTAATTATTCTAGGAGGAACGATAGCTGGATCTTTATGGGCATTTATACCTGCGTATTTAAAGGTAAAATTAAATTCAAATGAAGTTGTTAATACTATAATGATGAATTTTATAGCTATGAACGTTTTGAATTTGTGTATAAGTACTTTTTTGAAAGAACCGGGATATGAATCAAGCTATCAAATTAGTGAATCATCAATGTTGCCAAGACTATTCAGTGATGCATCATTTAGGGCTAATTATGGATTAATTATAGGTATTGTGCTTATTGTAATTGTATATTTTTTTATAAATAATACACGTGTTGGATATGAACTTAGAAGTGTTGGATATAATAAGTATGCAT is from Candidatus Arthromitus sp. SFB-rat-Yit and encodes:
- a CDS encoding ABC transporter permease: MGENAKINNVFKSIIFSLLSIVISIFIAIFFVMWSKQSGFMESVTLLLKSFWDGSFGSLFSLSETLVYTTIYIFTGLAHLVAFKTNLFNIGVEGQFMMGILAAVIIGVIPGIPMFIHLILIILGGTIAGSLWAFIPAYLKVKLNSNEVVNTIMMNFIAMNVLNLCISTFLKEPGYESSYQISESSMLPRLFSDASFRANYGLIIGIVLIVIVYFFINNTRVGYELRSVGYNKYASEYGGINIKKSIIISMVISGLIAGLGGSIFVSGIQHRVPKLFNFLNYGFDGIAVTLVARNNPIAIVLTSLLFGALNASALELQFNGIPKDIIFLVQAVIILFIAGEYVFKYLTNRFKKRGVK